A genome region from Acidobacteriota bacterium includes the following:
- a CDS encoding MFS transporter, translating into MSSSQVSWRRTVLVPSLFLMISMLNLTLVVAGLKELIVDELGGTTRDASLFFSIEMIAYVIFAPLWGVLSDRLGRRAPLAAIGFLATAPLYALYGWVDTIPTLLVLRFIQGATAVLGWSTLMAMVLDQPDRKKRGRYMGLMGGALTLGVSLGAPLGGYITRAYGPRAPLEAGAVLFLLIGLGTLFFLRDRYTVRRQVGLGEIGTTLKRQPRLLLPYLFYFVDRLTVGFFVVLFPLYLGSLGVEDPAVRGRYLAYFLLPFSLLQYFSGRLSEKTGPYPPLLIGSFLYGIALCTVGITGLHNLWFVMVLLGVLASVMFPPLITLTAQLSDERTRGSAMGGFNLAGSLGFAAGPLIGAWAFEVQGYGFAFVVSGAGEILAVLAGLLVLWRLGFSTLETAER; encoded by the coding sequence GTGAGCTCTTCCCAAGTCAGCTGGCGCCGTACCGTGCTGGTGCCGTCGCTCTTCCTGATGATCTCGATGCTCAACCTCACCCTGGTGGTGGCGGGGTTGAAGGAGCTGATCGTCGACGAGCTCGGCGGCACGACCCGCGACGCCTCGCTGTTTTTTTCCATCGAGATGATCGCCTACGTCATCTTCGCCCCGCTGTGGGGGGTGCTCAGCGACCGCCTCGGCCGACGGGCTCCCCTCGCCGCCATCGGATTCCTGGCGACGGCTCCCCTCTACGCCCTCTACGGCTGGGTCGACACCATCCCGACGCTGCTGGTCCTGCGCTTCATCCAGGGCGCCACCGCCGTCCTCGGCTGGTCGACCCTGATGGCGATGGTGCTCGACCAACCGGACCGCAAGAAGCGCGGCCGCTACATGGGCCTGATGGGCGGCGCCCTCACCCTCGGCGTTTCCCTCGGAGCTCCCCTCGGCGGTTACATCACCCGCGCCTACGGCCCCCGAGCCCCGCTCGAGGCCGGCGCCGTCCTCTTCCTGCTCATCGGGCTCGGAACGCTGTTCTTCCTGCGCGATCGCTACACGGTGCGGCGCCAGGTCGGCCTGGGCGAGATCGGCACCACCCTCAAGCGACAGCCGCGGCTGCTCCTGCCCTACCTGTTCTACTTCGTCGACCGCCTGACGGTGGGCTTCTTCGTGGTTCTCTTTCCCCTCTACCTGGGCAGTCTGGGAGTCGAAGACCCAGCGGTGAGGGGGCGTTACCTGGCCTACTTCCTGCTGCCCTTTTCCCTGCTGCAGTACTTCTCCGGCCGGCTGTCGGAAAAGACCGGCCCGTACCCACCGCTCCTCATCGGCTCCTTCCTCTACGGCATCGCCCTCTGCACTGTGGGCATCACCGGCCTGCACAACCTGTGGTTCGTGATGGTCCTCCTCGGCGTTCTGGCGTCGGTGATGTTCCCGCCGCTGATCACCCTCACCGCCCAGCTCAGCGACGAGCGCACCCGCGGCAGCGCCATGGGCGGCTTCAATCTCGCCGGCTCCCTCGGTTTCGCCGCCGGCCCCCTGATCGGCGCCTGGGCCTTCGAGGTCCAAGGCTACGGCTTCGCCTTCGTGGTCAGCGGCGCCGGCGAGATTCTGGCGGTGCTGGCGGGCCTGCTGGTGCTCTGGCGGCTGGGGTTCTCGACCCTCGAGACCGCCGAACGGTAA
- a CDS encoding tetratricopeptide repeat protein, with protein sequence MRTILFGIALSVATGSAFAACDELQQAPERVRQERITGSLAKAEAMAREALACSEVSPGVALELNIELARTLRRAALHRNDRSAKDALAVLEAAASLVAEDDRRGRATLDLALSDYHSGAELAQREFPQASRLAERARTAFAELGDAVGLTDATHRLGMIAFQRRELDKARTLIEESLTVSKRGPERPLFLGDYHRHLGFVLYVSEDLEGALPHFQKSLEYRLKANSRDASMFAYNMLGRALIAADRPAEAREPLEQALEIARQLPSPAGELRVTLNLGRLHEALQDRSSALAAFTKARDLAQRLESESYAKTATEAIDRLTAEDRD encoded by the coding sequence GTGAGAACCATCCTCTTCGGAATCGCCCTATCCGTCGCGACCGGTTCCGCCTTCGCCGCCTGCGACGAGCTGCAGCAAGCGCCCGAGCGCGTTCGGCAAGAGCGGATCACCGGCAGCCTGGCCAAGGCCGAGGCGATGGCTCGCGAGGCTCTCGCCTGTTCCGAGGTGTCACCGGGCGTGGCCCTCGAGCTGAACATCGAGCTCGCTCGCACCCTACGGCGAGCCGCCCTGCATCGCAACGACCGATCGGCGAAGGACGCCTTGGCAGTTCTCGAGGCGGCTGCAAGCCTGGTTGCCGAAGACGATCGCCGCGGCCGCGCCACCCTCGATCTCGCCCTCTCCGACTACCACTCCGGCGCCGAGCTGGCGCAGCGCGAGTTTCCTCAGGCCAGCCGCCTCGCCGAACGGGCCCGCACCGCCTTCGCCGAGCTCGGCGATGCCGTCGGTCTAACCGATGCGACCCACCGGCTCGGCATGATCGCCTTCCAGCGGCGGGAGCTCGACAAGGCCAGAACGCTGATCGAGGAGTCGCTGACGGTGTCGAAGCGAGGCCCGGAGCGGCCGCTGTTCCTCGGCGACTACCACCGTCACCTCGGCTTCGTGCTCTACGTCTCGGAAGACCTCGAGGGCGCGCTTCCCCATTTTCAGAAGTCTCTCGAGTATCGGCTGAAGGCCAACAGCCGGGACGCCAGCATGTTCGCCTACAACATGCTCGGCCGAGCCCTGATCGCAGCGGATCGTCCCGCCGAGGCCCGCGAGCCCCTCGAGCAGGCTCTGGAGATCGCGCGGCAGCTACCCTCGCCCGCCGGCGAGCTTCGCGTCACCCTCAACCTCGGTCGGCTGCACGAAGCCCTGCAGGATCGGTCCTCGGCCCTGGCGGCCTTCACCAAGGCCCGCGACCTGGCCCAGCGCCTGGAGTCCGAGAGCTACGCCAAGACGGCCACCGAGGCCATCGACCGACTGACCGCCGAAGACCGCGACTGA
- a CDS encoding serine/threonine-protein kinase: MPPTDSERWTLLDRLLSEALARPPAERPAFLAEHCGDDDALRAKLEEMLSLATAEEPRLSPGGALTGALWRSLADGDDDRMAGPLAVGDELGPYRVVEELGRGGMAVVYLAERADGLFDRQVAVKVIRAGIESDAVLRRFHRERRILAALDHPNIAQLLDGGVTPDGRPYLVMEAIAGQPIDRYCETRDLPLGQRIELFLEVAGAVSWAHRNLVVHRDLKPSNILVADGGQAKLLDFGIAKLLQPELGPGDDFTRTAAVLMTPLYASPEQLEGLPVTTATDVYQLGILLFLLLTGGHPFAGQGNQRRTTTRPSAAVMHPGPAQSARLRRRLKGDLDNIVLKALRHEPERRYPSVDALIADLESYLGGRPVSARPDSVAYRTGKFLRRHAAAAITAAAGLLLLVGLSFFYTLRLADERDRARREAERAQQTAKFLTDLFKASDPAAGIASPSGSREIPDARQLLDQGSRRLGRELRDQPELRADMHQLMGDIYRRLGLYPEALANARQALELRATGDPAAVAGGHRLIGQIQTELSELEAARHHLTAALKHFEDSEPPDELEVARTLNALGHTHFVERTWTQAAAWHRRAQELLDGLIARGRLAPDHPDLADTLRRHAASLAKQGEHQAARPLYRRAFESLVKHHGEYHPATLRALMSVAHSQRRTGDRPQARKTYDRVFELIAAIYGEDDHPDRAEALAQLGNLHRDLGEATMAVEKLTESLAMRQRIFGNDHPSAAAAHNDLALALRRLPGDDPDHLAQAAHHYQRCLEILQATHGRHHAGLMAPLRGLAHLRQASGDLAGAQQLFERALEVTVATYGPEHRFNVQTLLRLAYLDIESEQPASGEQRLRRALDLATASSETHPTLEAAVEFNLGLSLAAQQRWPEAEEWLLKALAAIAEDEQHEALEEIIAFYSDWGRPERAATYRDRLAALPRD, translated from the coding sequence ATGCCACCCACCGACTCGGAACGCTGGACCCTGCTCGATCGCCTGCTGAGTGAGGCCCTCGCGCGCCCGCCGGCAGAGCGCCCGGCCTTTCTCGCCGAGCACTGCGGTGACGACGACGCCCTGCGGGCCAAGCTCGAGGAGATGCTGAGCCTGGCCACCGCCGAGGAGCCGCGACTCTCTCCCGGCGGCGCCCTCACTGGCGCCCTCTGGCGCAGCCTGGCGGACGGCGACGACGACCGAATGGCCGGCCCCCTCGCCGTCGGCGACGAGCTCGGCCCCTACCGCGTCGTCGAAGAGCTCGGCCGCGGCGGCATGGCAGTGGTCTACCTCGCCGAGCGAGCCGATGGACTGTTCGACCGCCAGGTGGCGGTAAAAGTGATTCGGGCGGGCATCGAGAGCGACGCGGTGCTGCGCCGCTTTCACCGCGAGCGCCGCATCCTCGCCGCTCTGGACCATCCCAACATCGCCCAGCTCCTCGACGGCGGGGTGACCCCGGACGGACGGCCGTACCTGGTGATGGAGGCGATCGCGGGCCAGCCCATCGATCGCTACTGTGAGACCCGAGATCTGCCCCTCGGACAGCGCATCGAGCTCTTTCTCGAGGTCGCCGGCGCGGTTTCCTGGGCGCATCGCAACCTGGTGGTACATCGCGACCTCAAGCCCTCGAACATCCTGGTCGCCGACGGCGGACAGGCCAAGCTTCTCGACTTCGGTATCGCCAAGCTGCTGCAGCCGGAGCTGGGCCCGGGAGACGATTTCACCCGCACCGCGGCGGTCTTGATGACCCCCCTCTACGCCAGCCCCGAGCAGCTCGAGGGACTGCCGGTGACCACCGCCACGGACGTCTATCAACTCGGCATTCTGCTCTTCCTGCTGCTCACCGGCGGCCATCCCTTCGCCGGTCAGGGCAACCAGCGACGCACCACCACTCGACCGAGCGCCGCGGTGATGCACCCCGGCCCGGCACAATCGGCCCGCCTTCGCCGGCGCCTCAAGGGCGACCTCGACAACATCGTCCTCAAGGCGCTGCGCCACGAGCCGGAGCGCCGCTACCCGTCCGTCGATGCTCTGATCGCCGATCTCGAGAGCTACCTCGGCGGCCGGCCGGTGTCGGCACGGCCGGACAGCGTCGCCTATCGCACCGGCAAGTTCCTCCGGCGACATGCTGCGGCCGCCATCACCGCCGCCGCCGGCCTGCTGCTGCTCGTCGGGCTCAGCTTCTTCTACACCCTGCGGCTCGCCGACGAGCGCGATCGGGCGCGCCGTGAAGCCGAACGAGCGCAGCAGACGGCGAAGTTCCTGACCGATCTCTTCAAGGCCTCCGATCCGGCCGCCGGCATCGCTTCGCCTTCCGGCAGTCGCGAGATCCCGGACGCCCGCCAGCTTCTCGACCAGGGGTCCCGCCGCCTGGGCCGCGAGCTCCGCGACCAGCCCGAGCTGCGCGCCGACATGCACCAGCTCATGGGCGACATCTATCGCCGCCTCGGCCTTTACCCGGAAGCCCTCGCCAACGCTCGGCAAGCGCTCGAGCTACGCGCGACGGGCGATCCCGCAGCCGTCGCAGGTGGCCACCGCTTGATCGGCCAGATCCAGACCGAGCTCAGCGAGCTCGAGGCGGCGCGCCACCACCTGACGGCGGCCCTGAAGCACTTCGAAGACTCCGAGCCCCCGGACGAGCTCGAGGTCGCCCGCACCCTCAACGCTCTCGGTCATACGCATTTCGTCGAGCGCACCTGGACTCAGGCTGCCGCCTGGCACCGTCGGGCCCAGGAGCTGCTCGATGGCCTGATCGCGCGCGGACGGCTCGCCCCGGACCATCCGGATCTGGCGGATACCCTGCGGCGCCACGCCGCCAGCCTCGCCAAGCAAGGCGAGCACCAAGCCGCTCGGCCGCTCTACCGCCGAGCCTTCGAGAGCCTGGTCAAGCACCACGGCGAGTATCATCCGGCAACCCTGCGAGCCTTGATGAGCGTCGCCCATTCGCAACGCCGCACCGGCGACAGGCCCCAGGCTCGCAAAACCTACGACCGGGTCTTCGAGTTGATCGCCGCGATTTACGGCGAGGACGATCATCCGGACCGGGCCGAGGCCTTGGCCCAGCTCGGCAACCTGCACCGCGACCTCGGCGAGGCGACGATGGCGGTGGAAAAGCTGACGGAATCCCTCGCCATGCGGCAGCGCATCTTCGGCAACGATCATCCATCGGCCGCCGCGGCGCACAACGACCTCGCCTTGGCCCTCCGCCGCCTGCCGGGCGACGATCCCGACCACCTGGCGCAGGCGGCCCATCACTATCAACGCTGCCTCGAGATCCTGCAGGCCACCCACGGCCGCCACCATGCCGGTCTGATGGCGCCACTGCGCGGCCTGGCGCACCTGCGCCAGGCATCGGGCGATCTCGCCGGCGCTCAACAGCTCTTCGAGCGCGCCCTCGAGGTCACCGTCGCGACCTACGGCCCCGAGCACCGCTTCAACGTCCAGACCCTGCTGCGCTTGGCCTACCTCGACATCGAATCGGAGCAACCGGCCAGCGGCGAGCAGCGGCTCCGCCGCGCCCTCGACCTGGCCACCGCCTCGTCGGAGACGCACCCGACCCTGGAGGCCGCCGTCGAGTTCAATCTCGGTCTATCGCTCGCCGCTCAACAGCGCTGGCCAGAGGCCGAGGAGTGGTTGCTGAAGGCGCTCGCCGCCATCGCCGAGGACGAGCAGCACGAGGCCCTCGAGGAGATCATCGCCTTCTACTCGGATTGGGGTCGGCCCGAGCGTGCCGCCACCTACCGCGACCGGCTGGCGGCGCTCCCGAGGGACTGA